Part of the Thermomicrobiales bacterium genome is shown below.
CGTAAGCGTCGACGGCGGACCCTGGCAGGATGCCGAGCTGACCACCGGCGCGGACGATCCCTATACCTGGACCTTCTGGACCTACGATCTCGGCGAACTGGCCGCGGGCGAGCACACCGTCGCTTCCCGTGCTGTCTCGGCCTCTGGCGAGGAGCAACCAGCGCCGGACGATCCGTTCCTGGCTGGAAAGTCGACCTACTGGGAGAGCAACGGCATCATCACTCGCCACTTCGCTGTGAGCTGACTTCCGGGCCGAGACGCCGATCGCCCGGCACGTCCCTTGCTGAAGTCGTTCGGCCGAGCGGCAATGTCATGCGATCGGAGAGTGCCCAGCGCCGCGATTGCGTATTTCTACGGATTCGGGCGCGCGGCGCCGGTCTGTATGGTGGGTGCAGGTTCGTCGGAGCAGATGACCTTCTCCCAGGCTCTGAGCATGAAAGGAGCGATACATGACTGCCATTGCAACGAAGAACCAGGGAATCTCGGCCGATGCGGTCGAACAATTGCGCGCTGTGGTGCGTGGAGCGGTCATCGCGCCGAGCGATCCGGGCTATGACGAGGCGCGCGCGGTCTACAACGCCATGATCGACAAACGTCCGGCCCTCATCGTGCAAGCAGCCGATGTGGCCGACGTGATGCAGGGGGTGAGCTTCGCCGCGGCCAACGATCTGCCGATCTGTGTCCGCGGCGGTGGTCACAATGCCGCGGGCCTGGGCACGTGCGACGATGGGGTCGTCATCGATCTCGGCCGCATGAAGGCTGTCCACGTCAATCCCAATACCAAACGGGTGCTGGTGGAAGGCGGCGCCACCTGGGGCGATGTCGATCACGCCACCGCTCCGTTCGGGCTGGCGGTGCCCTGCGGCATCATCTCCACCACCGGTGTCGGCGGACTCACCCTGGGCGGCGGGTTTGGCTATCTCAGCCGCAAACATGGGTTGACTATCGACAATCTCGTATCCGCCGATCTCGTGCTGGCCGATGGTTCGTTCGTGACTGTTAGCGCAACCGAGCATCCCGATCTCTTCTGGGCTATCCGTGGCGGTGGCGGCAACTTCGGCGTGGTGACCGCGTTCGAGTTCCAGGCGCGTCCGGTGAGCACCGTCACTGCCGGGGTCCTCTTCTACGAGCTCGACAAAGCCGAAGAACTGATGAAGCTCTACCGCACCTTCATCGACACAGCCCCGCGCGAACTCGCCATCTTCTTCGGTTTCCTGATGACCCCGCCGGCGCCCTTCCTGCCGGAAGAACTCCACCTGAAGAACATGGCCAAGATGGTCTATTGCTTCGATGGCCCGGAAGCCGAGGCGCGCAACGTGCTGGAACCCTTCCTCGCGGTTGGGCCGGCTGCCGAAGTCGGTGGGGAAATGCCGTTCTCCGCGTGGAACGCCATGTTCGATGCGCTCTTCCCCCCGGGGCGGCACGACTATTGGAAAGCCGACTATCTGACCGAACTGCCCGACGAGGCGATCGATGTTCATCTCAAGTACGGCGGAGGAATGCCGAATCCCTCCTCGGTGGTGCACATCTACTCGGTCAACGGCGCGATCCAGGACGTCGGCCCGCACGACATGGCCTATAGCCATCGAGATGCCAAGTTCGTCTTCGTCTACCTGGTTACCGACGACGACGCATCCCGTATGCCGGACCACATCGCCAACGCGCGGGAGTACTGGAACGCCCAGCATCCCTTCTCCGCGGGTGGCGCCTACGTCAACTTCATGATGGATGAAGGCAGCGGCCGGGTGAAAGACACCTACCGGGACAACTATCCTCGCCTCCAGCAGATCAAGGCCAAGGTCGATCCGGAGAATCGCTTCCGCATCAACCAGAACATTGCCCCAGCCTAGTGGCTCGGTTCACAGGGCGCCGGTTCCTCAGCCAGGACCGGCGCCCACGTCCGCAAGCGACTGTCGTAGGTCAATCGACGTAGCGACAATCCCTGATCTCCACCAGTTACCACCATTCGAAATAGGCAGCCCTGCCGATGTTGCGAGCGCCGCCGATCGGTAGAGTGATGGTGTCCTCGAAATTGGACGGGGACGAAACGTAATGGGTTTCCATTAAGGAGGAAATCGTGACAGTCGTAGTGGAAAAGACCGGGATCCTGGATGGCGAGTCGATCGCGCTCCTGCGCATGAGCGTGCGCGGCAACGTCGTCACACCCGACGATGCGGACTACGATGCCGCTCGCGCCGTCTACAACGGCATGATCGACAAGCGCCCGGCGCTCATCGTGCAAGCGGTCGATGTGGCCGATGTCATGGCGGCGGTGCAGTTCGCTGGTGAACGTGATCTGCCGATTTGTGTGCGCGGTGGTGGACACAACGCTGCGGGATTGGGCACCTGCGATGACGGTCTGGTCATCGACCTGGGACGCATGAACGCCGTCCATGTCAATCCCAACACCAGACGCGTGCTGGTGGAGGGGGGCGCCACCTGGGGCGATGTCGATCATGCTACCCAGCCGTTTGGGCTGGCAGTTCCGGCCGGCATCATTTCGACCACCGGAGTGGGTGGCCTTACGCTCGGCGGCGGATTTGGTTACCTCAGCCGCAAGCACGGTCTCACGCTGGACAATCTCCTCACCGCCGACATGGTGCTGGCGGATGGCAGTTTTGTGACCGTCAGCGCAACCGAGCGTCCAGATCTCTTCTGGGCGATTCGTGGCGGCGGCGGCAACTTCGGCGTGGTGACCGCGTTCGAGTTCCAGGCGCACGAAGTCGGGAACGTCTTTGCGGGTGTCCTCTTCTATGAAGTCGAGAAGAGCAAGCAGCTCATGGAGCTCTACCGTGACTTCATCGAAACCGCCCCGCGCGAGCTGGGTCTCTTCTTTGGCACGATCTTCACCCCCGAGGCCCCCTTCTTGCCGGTGGAGCATCACAACAAGCAGATGGGCAAGATCGTCTTCTGCTTCAACGGTCCCGAGGCCGAGGGCCGCGCGATCATCGAGCCATTCCTGGCAGTTGGGCCGTCCGCTGAGTTCGCCGGTGAGTTCCCCTTCGCAACCTGGAACAGCGCGTTCGACGCCATGTTCCCTGCTGGCCGGCAGGACTATTGGAAGGCCGACTACATTACCGAGCTCACTGACGAGATGATCGAGATTCACCTCGAGCATGGGCACAAGATGCCGAATGCGGCCTCGATCATGCACATCTACTCGCTCAATGGCGCGATTCAGGATGTGGCGCGCACCGAGACTGCCTACAGCCACCGGGACGCCAAGTTTGTGCATGTCATCTTGATGACGGACGACGATGCCGATCGCATGCAGGAGAACATCGCGTTCGCGCGGATGTATTGGGATGCTCTGCATCCGCTCTCCAGCGGCGGCGGATATGTGAACATGATGATGGATGAGGGAGTCGACCGGGTGAAAGCGGTCTACCGCGAGAACTATCCGCAGTTGCAGCGGATCAAGGCGATCTACGATCCCAACAACCGCTTCAGCGTGAATCAGAACATCACGCCAAAGCTCTAGTAGTCGACAGCACGAGCGAAAGAACAGGAACGGGCGCCACCGCGTCCGTTCCTGTCATATCTGTCACCAGCTACCGGCCACTGATGCTGAGTCTGACTGGGATTGTCACCCGCGGGACCCCCAACCGTTGAAGCGCTGGGCTACCACACCTTTGGTTGTGGCAACGTTCCGTCTGAGACTGGAGTTTGGCAAGAGATCCTTCGACTGGTTGCTCAGGGAGGGTCCGATTGTCACTCCGCGGGGTCCCACCGTTGAAACGCTGGGCTCGGGCGGTTCTTCAAGCAAGTGCCTTCCATCTCAACGAAGCGTGACCTTGTTGCCCTCGCTGTGGCGAGGAGATCCCTCCACTCCGCTTCGCTTCGGTCGGGATGACGGCATTCGCACGGCAGGTACGTGTTTCGGCAACCGCAATAGCACACCTTTGGTTGTGAGCAACCTTGGTTCTCGTCTGAGACTGGAGTTTGGACAACGAGAGATCCTTCGCTGCGGCTCAGGATGACAGGGGGGTGTGGACACTCTTGCAAATCGCTACAACACTCCTCGGCAAGCACCCGGATTCCACTGACCACTGACTACTGACCACTGACTACTAACGATTGACCTTACGACGTGAACTCCAGCCCGCTGCACATGTCGGTCACGTCTTTCAGCTCCTGCTGGTTGAGGAAGACGTATGCCTGGCTCGCCAGCACGAGCGCTGGCTGCGGCGGGTTCGCGCCGAAGAGTTCCATGTTTTCTGCATTGGGCTCGAGACCCACCATGCGCAGCACGTTCGGCAGTGTTTGCGCGTAGCCCACGGATTCGGCGAACCCGCGGCCGAGATTTTCGCCGTTCGGCCCAAGCAGATAGACCGCGCCCTCGGAATACTGCGCGCCTGCGCCGAAGAAGCCCGATTGACCGGTGCTCACGATCGGCTCCATGGTGAAGACGCGGATGTCTTCCGGAACGTCCTCGCCAAAGGTGAATTCCCATTTGTTCGGATACCAGGTGTAGGTCGGGGGATAGGTCTCCGGGGAGGGGGTATCGACGCTGAGAATCCAGTCGGTGATCGAAAGCTGTCCTTCGATCGTGGACGTGACCGAATCGGGATCCATGTATTTCCCTTTGACCGTGACCGTCATCGTGCCTGGCGGGTTTTGGCCCGTTTGGTGAAGGAAGGGCAGGCTCTCTGGCGAATGCGAAGCGGCCACCGTGAGTTCGCGGCTACCGTTGAACTGCGCCATGAACCAGTCCCACCCACCCGGAGAGGCGGGGCCGAGATTGTTGGCCGCGCGCACGATGGCGGACGTGCCCATCGACGCCAGCATGCCCCACTGGTGATCGAACCAGAAGGTCCCTTCCTTGAGTGTGACGGTGGTTCCATCGATGGTCAGCGAGCTCACCTCGGGATCGAGCGCGAGCCCGGGAATCGAGTAGTAGAGTGTGCCGATGCCATCGCAGCAAGGGGTGCAGCCATCGGCGCCCTGAAGCAGATACCCCTTGCCGCCGGTAAAGGTGAGATCGATCGAGAACTGGATGGGTGTGATCTCACCGTCGTCCTGACCCCAGGCTTGCAGGCGAATCGGGTAGATATCGTTCTCCGAGGTGTAGCCGCCTGCCGAGGTGATGGCGTTCTTGCCCATGGTGGCGCCGAGCTTGTCGGTCTCGAACGTGAGCAGGCCAGTCGTGCCGGAAATGACGATCGGCTTGGCCTGGTAATGCCGCTCGCCGGCTTTGGCGATCGCGAAGTGGAGCTCGACGATCTGGTTCTGGACATCGGTCAGCCCGAGGGTGGCGGCGAGCACCGGCGGCACCAGCGACGAGCGGAAGAACATCATTTCGATGCCGTATTCCTGACCGTCATCCCCAAACGCGCTGCCCACAAAGAAGTACCACCCGATCTGTGAGGTCAGATCGGCGGCATTGCGCTGGGGAAACTGGAAGTCCGCCTGATTCGGAATCAGCGGAAAGTCGCGGATCACTTCCGGCCCGATCAGATTGCTGAGGAAATACGCCTGATGCGCGGTGAGCGATTGCGCCACCGTTGCCAGCTTCTCGTAGCGGGGCGCATAGCTCTGGACGAAAGAGATCGGCTGGGACAGGAGTTCGAGCAGGCGGGTGCCCATGCGCAGTCCGAAAGCGGCGTTGCTATTGGTGGGGCCGAGGATTTGGGACAGCGCATCGGGCGGAATATCGTCCACGGTCAATGCGTCGGAGGTAGTCCAGAGCGCGCGGGCGATGGCGTCCTTCGTGTCGGCATCGAGCGCATCCAGTCCGGCCTGCGCGCCGAGGGCGGCATCGGCCGCGGGAGAAGCTGCCGGGGTGGCGTCTTGCGCCAGCGCCATAGATGACAGCCTGCCCAGTCCAATCGCGGCCAGTCCAGCGGCGCCGGCGCCACGCAGCACCGCGCGTCGTGATTCCACGCGTGAGACAAACCGGGTAAGCGCATCGAATTGATGATCGTGCACCGAAGAAACTCCTGCTGAGTGTCGCGCATCGAGCACATGAACCGATAGGAACTGGAACTGCGCCGCGATCGGCGCCACGTGAATGGTCAGAGCGTAGTGGAGCGCCGCTGGAGCGCACACCCTTCTTAGGAAGGGTTTCGGCCTGCCGGATGCTGGAAGATCGCGTCCGCCGAACAGGCGAACCCCGGAGAGGTTTGGTCCCGATAGCCCCTGGATGCAACCTGGGGCGGAGGGGCAGAGTGGCGATCAGCCGTCGAGCAGCCCGCTTCCAACGGCCGCCAGTCGCGCGATCTCGCCCATGACCGGCTCGGCGTCGTGCAGCACCGGGAAGCCTTCGGTGAAGACCGTGACCACCATGTCACCATGCGGACCGCGCACGAAACCGGCGTCGTGCGATACCGTGCCGACCGTTCCGGTCTTCGAACCCCAGGGAAGCGTGCCTTCCGGGAAGTACCGGCCGATGCGCCGGGTGTTCTGTTGCAACGTCAGCATTTCGATCATGCCGTCGCAGCTTTCCCGGGACGCCGCTGCGCCGGTCAGGATCGCGTCGATGCAACTCCGGAAATCATTGGCGGTAGCCCAGTTTTCTGGCGCGCCCTCGCTGGCTGGCACACCGCGCATCTTGCGGCCCAGCGCGGAGCCGGTCATCCCAAGCGAGGGCATGGCCGCATTCACGTTTTCCATGCCGGTCAGATCGATCAGCATGTTGGTGGCGGTGTTGTCGCTGATGCTCATCATCAGATAGACGATGTCGCGCAGGGTCAGCTCCAGTCCGGGATGAAGCTGCAGCAGCACGCCACTGCCGGGGCAGATGTCTTCCGTTGTCAGGGTGAAGCGGTCGTCCAACGCCAGATTGCCGCGGTCGATCTGGCGGAAGATCTCGACCATGATCGGAATCTTGATCGTGCTGGCGGAGATGAACCGTTCATCGCCCCGGTGCGAATATCGCTCCCCGTCGGGAGCCTGCACCGCAACGCCGATGCGGACGCCGTCTGTCTCGGCGTTTGTGACATATCGCTCCAGTGCGTCCCAACGTTCTGCGGCCATCGTTCCCCCGTTTCGCGTCCAGCGTCCAGTGGAGGAAGAGTGTGCACCGGACGCTGGACTCGGGAGTCTGGACCATCACCCATCCGGCAACCCGCGCGCCATGCCGGGAAGCGCTGGTTCAGGTCGGTTGCCCCAGTTGGGTTGCTTGCACGTATCCGATGATCTGTGTCTCGGGTTCGAGGACGGGGTACCAGGTTCCCTGTTCATTCGTGACCGGCTCCCCAAGAATCTGCACGGTGTTGTTCGGGGCCAGGATGTGAACCACGGTCGCGTTTGCGTCCGGCGCGGCGAAGATCGGGGTCATGCCGGTCGTGAGGGCGGTGTCTCCTGGAGCAAAGACGGTAGATGCCTGGGTGGATTGCTCGGTCACCGGGGAAGCCGTCGTAGCCAGGCCGGCGCCATCGATCGGAAAGAAGTAGGCTCCGATCACGTTCCAGGCGACGAAGACCGTGCCAT
Proteins encoded:
- a CDS encoding FAD-binding oxidoreductase; the protein is MTAIATKNQGISADAVEQLRAVVRGAVIAPSDPGYDEARAVYNAMIDKRPALIVQAADVADVMQGVSFAAANDLPICVRGGGHNAAGLGTCDDGVVIDLGRMKAVHVNPNTKRVLVEGGATWGDVDHATAPFGLAVPCGIISTTGVGGLTLGGGFGYLSRKHGLTIDNLVSADLVLADGSFVTVSATEHPDLFWAIRGGGGNFGVVTAFEFQARPVSTVTAGVLFYELDKAEELMKLYRTFIDTAPRELAIFFGFLMTPPAPFLPEELHLKNMAKMVYCFDGPEAEARNVLEPFLAVGPAAEVGGEMPFSAWNAMFDALFPPGRHDYWKADYLTELPDEAIDVHLKYGGGMPNPSSVVHIYSVNGAIQDVGPHDMAYSHRDAKFVFVYLVTDDDASRMPDHIANAREYWNAQHPFSAGGAYVNFMMDEGSGRVKDTYRDNYPRLQQIKAKVDPENRFRINQNIAPA
- a CDS encoding FAD-binding oxidoreductase, encoding MTVVVEKTGILDGESIALLRMSVRGNVVTPDDADYDAARAVYNGMIDKRPALIVQAVDVADVMAAVQFAGERDLPICVRGGGHNAAGLGTCDDGLVIDLGRMNAVHVNPNTRRVLVEGGATWGDVDHATQPFGLAVPAGIISTTGVGGLTLGGGFGYLSRKHGLTLDNLLTADMVLADGSFVTVSATERPDLFWAIRGGGGNFGVVTAFEFQAHEVGNVFAGVLFYEVEKSKQLMELYRDFIETAPRELGLFFGTIFTPEAPFLPVEHHNKQMGKIVFCFNGPEAEGRAIIEPFLAVGPSAEFAGEFPFATWNSAFDAMFPAGRQDYWKADYITELTDEMIEIHLEHGHKMPNAASIMHIYSLNGAIQDVARTETAYSHRDAKFVHVILMTDDDADRMQENIAFARMYWDALHPLSSGGGYVNMMMDEGVDRVKAVYRENYPQLQRIKAIYDPNNRFSVNQNITPKL
- a CDS encoding lipocalin-like domain-containing protein, which encodes MHDHQFDALTRFVSRVESRRAVLRGAGAAGLAAIGLGRLSSMALAQDATPAASPAADAALGAQAGLDALDADTKDAIARALWTTSDALTVDDIPPDALSQILGPTNSNAAFGLRMGTRLLELLSQPISFVQSYAPRYEKLATVAQSLTAHQAYFLSNLIGPEVIRDFPLIPNQADFQFPQRNAADLTSQIGWYFFVGSAFGDDGQEYGIEMMFFRSSLVPPVLAATLGLTDVQNQIVELHFAIAKAGERHYQAKPIVISGTTGLLTFETDKLGATMGKNAITSAGGYTSENDIYPIRLQAWGQDDGEITPIQFSIDLTFTGGKGYLLQGADGCTPCCDGIGTLYYSIPGLALDPEVSSLTIDGTTVTLKEGTFWFDHQWGMLASMGTSAIVRAANNLGPASPGGWDWFMAQFNGSRELTVAASHSPESLPFLHQTGQNPPGTMTVTVKGKYMDPDSVTSTIEGQLSITDWILSVDTPSPETYPPTYTWYPNKWEFTFGEDVPEDIRVFTMEPIVSTGQSGFFGAGAQYSEGAVYLLGPNGENLGRGFAESVGYAQTLPNVLRMVGLEPNAENMELFGANPPQPALVLASQAYVFLNQQELKDVTDMCSGLEFTS
- a CDS encoding serine hydrolase, translated to MAAERWDALERYVTNAETDGVRIGVAVQAPDGERYSHRGDERFISASTIKIPIMVEIFRQIDRGNLALDDRFTLTTEDICPGSGVLLQLHPGLELTLRDIVYLMMSISDNTATNMLIDLTGMENVNAAMPSLGMTGSALGRKMRGVPASEGAPENWATANDFRSCIDAILTGAAASRESCDGMIEMLTLQQNTRRIGRYFPEGTLPWGSKTGTVGTVSHDAGFVRGPHGDMVVTVFTEGFPVLHDAEPVMGEIARLAAVGSGLLDG